From the genome of Candidatus Poribacteria bacterium:
GTATGGAACTCCTCACTACGGACGAGACGGATCAGAACGGAATCGCGTGGGACGCTGCTATCACAATGGAAGAGGCACACCGCGCCTTGGAATTGAAATTCTACAAATTCTCGGAGATTAACTGGTTGCCGATTGATGCGGCAGTTACACAGGCGAAAGAAACCAATCGTCCGATCCATGCGATTCATGTCTGGGGGTGCTTAGACAATGAATCGTGCTGAGCGAACGGCAAGTATTTGAGGGTGGGTCCGCTCTCTGATCCAGAGGTGATAAGAACGCTCAACGAAAAGTTTGTCAATACGTGGGTACTCCTCCGAGAATTACCGGAACTGATAGGCGGTGCGAAAGGGGAGGCGGTCAGCCTTGTCGCTAAAGAGATGAAACGTCACTACACGGACTCTGTGGATATTCTGGTCCTGACTCCCGATGCGGAAGTTATCATGCATCAGCCGGAGATGGCACTGCCTTACAAGAATCAGGCGCAAGCGTATCTATCGGTGTTACAGCATGCTGCAGATGTGTTTGAAGGGAGACGTATTCGTGTTGGGCAAGGGTCAAAATTAGATGGAAATCCAATCAGTTTGGGTACAGAATTGATGGAGGTGCTGCAGGTTTTTCGCGCTTCTGGCACCGATACTCCGGATTACACGGTCGTTGAAATTGATACGACACCATTTGAACGCGGCGGGATACTCCACATTGAGATACAAGTCGGAACAGGTGAGGCAGCAGGGACGTTTGAGTTGTTTGATGCCGATACCGAAATTCCTACATCAAACGATGCGGATAAAGCACTGGAAGGTGCATGGGACGTTTCGCCCGGTGGTATAGGACATATCTTCCATGATTTTAGCAGGGGTCGGCGTTTTAAGTTGGTCGCTACGGGTTCGGACAATCAGACAAACTGCACCAATGCTTTTCTGGCGCGTGTTTCTATCGTCCCTCCATTTGAAAAATAGAATATATTGTCTTAGCCTACCTGTCAACGTCGGACTGCCTATCCACGTTCTATTAAACAAGCATGAGTTCGACGTTGATTTTCAACATTTACCTCCGTTTTTATTCTCAAACCCACAAAGTACATACCAAATTGGTAATTTTGTGTCCGATTTCTCCGATTTTTTGAAAATTAGGCAACCGTTTTGTCTGTCACCCGCGTCACTATATATCAAGATGAGAACCTACGCGAGCAGCAACTTTTTGTAGAGAAGATGTTTGCAAAGTGTATTCCAATAAATTTTTATTGTAAGGAGATTTGAAAATGAAAATCTTAACGATTGGACTGGTCATTCTGGTAATAATGAGTGGACAACTAAACGCCGACGACCCCTCAACAACAAACAACAAAATAACACTGAAACTTGATGACACTTCAGAGGTGTCTGTCAAAGGCTTCATTGCTCCGATCGGAGATACGATGTCCGATTCTTTCTTTAAGGAATGGAACAATTTGATGAACCTGCGGGTTGCTGAACCAGAGAAAAGGTACCCGACATCGATTTTTCGTGCTTTTCTTCCAGATAAATCGGTTTCAGTCGGTGACCTCTGGCAGATTGATAAGGAGGGTGCATTGAAATTGCTGAAGCAGCTGCACCCCAATCCAAGCCTGGACATGCACATCAATATGGGAGATTCTCGTGGTCTGTGGGCATGCCTACGCGCTTACAACGATGAATTTGCCGACATTGTATTTCGTATCCATGCAGAGTTTGTCTTAGAAGATGGTTGGTTCACACCTTCTCAGTTTGCTGGACATCTGATTATTGATCAAGTTAAAGAAAGCGTTGCATTTTTCAAGATGCACGTCCCCGAAGGTCCGGTAAATTATGATGTCAATTGGAAAAGGTTTGGCGAGCGCAGGATAACAGCAGCTGGTTTTTGCTCGCAAATGGAACTCCGTGCTGGGACGCAAGATTTGCTCGGAAACGTTAAATTCACGGAATCCATTACCCAAGAAGCTGCCGAAGACGCACTGATACGAAACTTTTACAAAGCGCAGCAAATCAATTGGGTGCCCCCGGATCAGGTGTTGGGAATGGTGCAAGCACAGCAGAAGCCGATTCATGTTATCTCCATAGATGGACCTTTGACCGATGAGTCGTGCTGAGGAAGCGGGAAAACTCTGAGGGCAGTTGTCCTCTCCGACAATCGAAACATAGCATTCTTGAATGAAAATTTCATCAATACCTGGGTATCAAATGTGGAATTAGAGCGCACGCCGAATAAGCAAGCCTTCATGGCAATGCGCCGTCAGCACGGGTTTAAGCCGTTTGACAAAACGCACCCGTTGGCACAGGCAATCATGAAAGGGTGGAAGAAACGTTCACCGGTGGATATTTTGGTTATTTCACCGGAGCTTAAACTGATGGGTAAGCAACCTCTCAATGAACTTTTTTCGAGTGGTGATATCGTACAGAATTACTTGGCATTTCTCCAAGATTCCTTAGCAGGAAAGCTCCCTGGGTTCAGTGAAGACTCTTCCCAACCTTTATCAGAACCTGATTCAAAGGCTTTTTCTGAATTAGATGCTGCTATGTCAAAAGATTTGAAAGTTATACTCACGAGTGAAAAACCTAAGCGGGAAGTTCTGAATATTTTTCGGACCCCAAAACGAGGTTATCAAGATTATACTGTTATTGAAATTGACACGACAGCGTTTGAAGAGGGTGGTCTGCTTGTTATTGATATATCAGTAGGAAGTGCTGAACCTGCGGGGTCGTTTGATCTTTATGATGGTGATGCTGAACTTCCCACAGAAGGTATGCCTCACGGGGTGCTTGCCTCTGCATGGGATGTGCCTCCCGATAAAAGAGGAACAATTAAGTATCGTTTCGACCGCGGCAAGGTTTTTAAGTTAGGGGGGACTGGCAGTTGGTCCAGTGAGGAAGGGAGTACCAACGCTTTTCTAGCTACAATTTCAGTAGAAGCTGAGGTTGGAAAAAAAGGATCAAATTGACACACAGGTTTTGTATATTCAATACAACCCTACTTTTAACCGCGTTCTTTCTCTATGCTACATTTTCTTTCGTGAAATTAGGCAACCGTTTTGTCTGCCACCCGCGTCACTATATTAAGGTCAGAATCTAAGCGAACAGAGCTCTCTGTAGACGGATGTTTACGTAAAGTATTTTCTATAATTCAGTATAGGGAAAATAAAAGATCAAAATTTATCCATAGTCGGGAGTATCCTATGACGCGCAAGTCTATTTTTCTTTCTTCAATGAATTGGGGTTATACCAAGTTTACAATATTAAGTTACGCTGTCACTGTGTTACTTGTGTTCAGTAGCAGTGCTATCGTATGGGCGGAAGCCCCAACAACAGCGAAAGTCGCGTTCATGTCAAAGCGGGATGGTAATCCCGAAATCTATATAATGAACCCTGATGGGAGTGACCAAGTCAATTTGACCCAGCATCCCGCAGCCGATTATCATCCAGCGTGGTCGCCAAACGGGAAACAGATTCTATTCAGTTCAGATCGAGACGGAATCTTCGATTTGTATCTTATGGATGCCGATGGCACAAATGTGCGGAAGGTGTTCGCAAGCAGCAAATATAGATGGGAGCCTGCTTGGGCACCCGATGGCAAACGAATTGCCTATGCCCAAGGAGATCCAGGAAAGGCAAAATTACAAGCTGGGATGCGATTTGTCCCTGCGGCTGACCTCACGCTCTGCGTCGCGCATTTAAACGGAGACTCTGTTGAAGAATTGACAGATGGATTTACGCCAAGTTGGTCTCCTGATGGGCGCGAGATAGCCTTTGTGGTGGGTGGGCGTGAAAGCACACCATTGGGTATTTTTGATCTACAGAGACGCACCCGAAAGATACTCCCTTTAAAAGAGATGCCGTGGATATTCCATCCAAGCTGGTCCCCACAAGGCGACAAGATTGTCTTTACGAAACCTGATGGAGCGGCGTTTAATGAACAGGGTTTTCTTGTGTCTAGGAAGGGGACAATCTACACTGTGGATAGCGATGACAAAGGACTTCATCAGATTACCGATGAACATTCCTCCTATAACCCTACTTGGTCTCCAGATGGCAACGAACTCATTTACAACGCTCGGGTGGGCGTTTTTTCACAACTCTTCAAAACGGACCTGAACGGCGGTACCCCAACGCAACTGACACACGAAGGCAGTAATTCAAGTCCAGATTGGTTTAATCCAACATTAAGCGTTTCACCTTCGGTACAATTATCAACGACGATGTGGGGAGAAATCAAAGCAGATTAAGATAACTATAAGGAGATTAAAAATGAAAATCTTAACAATTGGACTGCTCATTCTGGTAGTGATCGGTGGACAACTGAATGCTGATGACCATTCGGCAGCTAACAAAAAAATTACACTTAGTCTTGATGGCACTTCAGAGGTGTCTGTCAAAGGGTTCATTGCCCCGATCGGAGATGCCGTTTCCAATTCTGGTAAGAACTGGGATGCCTTGACAAATATGCGAGTTGTTGAACCGGAAAAGCAATATCCGGTATTGGTCTTTCATGCTTTCCTGCCAGATAAACCGGTTTCAGTTGGTGAAATCTGGAAGGTCGAGCAAGATGGGGCACTGGAGTTGCTGCGGCAGCTGCACCCTAATCCAAGTTTAAATATGCATATTAACGTTGGAGATTCTTATGGGCTGTGGGCATGTTTACGTGCTTACAATGATGAATTTGCCGATATTGTGTTTCGCATCCATGCAGAATTTGTCTTTAAGGATGGCTGGTTCACACCCTCCCAGTTTGCCGGGCATCTTGTGATCAATCGCGTTAAAGAAAGCGTCGCATTTTTCGTGATGCGTGTCCCAGATGGTCCGGTAAACTTTGATTTTAATCGGACAACATCCCATGGACGCACAGCAGGTGCGGGCTTTTGTTCGCAAGTGGAACTCCGTTCTGGATTGCAAGATACGCTGGAAAATGTTGAATTTGGAACATCTATTACCCAAGAAGCTGCTGAACATACTTTAGCACTGCGCTTCTACAAATCGCAGGAAATTAATTGGGTGCCGCCGGACGAGGTCTTGGAAATCGTGCAAGCACAACAGAAACCGATTCACGCTATTTCTATAGACGGACCCTTGATGGATGAATCCTGCTGAGGGAGCGGCAAAACTATGAGGGCAGTTGTCCTCTCAAACGACCGTATCATCAAATTCTTGAACGAAAATTTCATCAATACTTGGGTGTCGAATGTCGAATTAGAGCGCACACCTTTTAAGCAGGAATTCATGGCACTGAGACGGCAGCAAGGATTCAAGCCGTTTGACAAAACGCATCCTTTAGCACAGGCAATTATGAAAGGTTGGAAGAAGCATTCACCCTCGGATTCTTTGATTCTCTCACCGGATCTTGAGTTGATGGGCAGACAGCCCGTCAATGAGCTTTCTGGAGACTGGGCAGGGGGCTACCTTACATTTCTCAAGGAATCGTTAGCAGGAAAACTTGCAGGATTCGCGGAGGAGACCCCGGAACCACAATCAACGGGTAGTGGTGGGTCCCATAACTCAGATGCTGTTCCTATTGGTGGTTTGAATGTTGTACTCACCCCCCAGAAGCTTGAACAGGAAAGCCTCAGCATTTTTCGGACCCCAAAACGAGGTTATCAAGATTATACTGTCGTTGAAATTGATACGACAGCGTTTAAAGATGGTGGTGTGCTTACGATTGATATATCAGTAGGGAGTGCTGAACCTGCGGGGTCATTTGATCTTTATGCTGGTGATACTGAACTCCCCACAGAAGGTATGCCTCACGGGGCGCTTGCCTCTGCATGGGATGTGCCTTCCGGTGAAACGGGAACAATCAAGTATCGTTTCAACCGGGGGAAAGTTTTTAAGTTGGGCGGTACTGGCAGTTGGTTCAGTGAAGAAGGGAGTATCAACGCTTTTTTGGCAAAAATCTCTGTTGAACCGGATCAGAAACCAGAACCGAAAAAAGTGTCATCGGCGCGTTCAGAGCAATCTGCGGAAGATGTGATGAACACTTTCGTGGAAGCATTTAAGAATCTTGATTCGGAGATAATAAACTCAATGCTAACAGGGGATGCCAGAGAAGAATTTGACATGGATACTGAAAACCTGACAGAGGATATGCGTACTCAGTTCAGTCAAATATTGCGTCACATGGAGATTTTGAGCAGCGAATATGTGGGTGATGAATTTCACTTCCGATTGAGAGTGCCTGGTTCAAATCCGCCAGAAGTATCTGTTAAGATGCGAAAAGTAGAGGGTATCTGGCTCATTTATGATGCCAAGTGATTTAAATTGCGGTGCGTGGAACGATATGTATAAGCAGGTTGGACGTAAGGTCTATGGATTTTCGTCCAACCTTGCAGATCCACTATCATTCTTAGGGATTCTCCAAGTTTAATTCTTCGGAGGTAAACGAGACTGCGCAACTACCTCAAGGAAAATGACATCCACTGGCGGCAAATTTTCAGCGGACAAAAATGGAAAAGTCCTCTCGTCCAACAGTATCATATTCGTTCCATTCCCGCACCGTGGCTTATTGATAGAGATGGCACACTCATCTCACGCGAAGCCAGAGGGATGAAGTTAGAACGACTTGTAATAGAAGCACTCAAGGATAAGACCGCGAATGAATAGCCGAAATTGACAAAGGGGAACAAAATGAAACGGTTTTTGATACTTTTTCTGGCAGTTAGCGTAATGCTAAGTTTCATAGCAATCTCATTAGAAAGCATACCTGTCCAAGAATTTCCAGAACATTCCGGGAACATCAAAATCTTTCTTGACATTGCAGGGGACGAAGAACTTAAACCTTTAGTAGAGGAACATTTTCTTCAAGCCTTTAGTAGAGCCGAAAATATAAGTGTTGTTTTGGAGATTGAAAAAGGTGTATCCTATGTGGTATCCATCGTTCTCGTTGAAGCACGAGTTGGAGAAGATCGGCGAAAAACCGGTAATATTGTTGCCTGTGTTCAGTATATTGATTATTTTGATAACAGTATTCTCAAACCGGATGTTGCTGTGTCAAATTGGCAACGCGTTAACGATCTCACAGTAAACCTGATTGAACATTCTCAAGCAGGTTTGCACCTATTTCCTAAGAATGATTTAGGAAACGTGGCAAGCGGTGTCGTTGCTAAATTTCAGAAACTATTTTTGGAAGCGCGTGAATAGTCAAGTCCCGTAGATGCGGGGAACGCTCAATACTATCTCATAAGAAATTTGAAAAGGAGAATACTGAAATGAAAGTAATTTTGACTGTGGCGATGATCCTGAGTTTACTAATGGCTTCTGCGAATGCAGATACACCGGTGGAAAAGCCAAGTGAAGATCTCACCGAGGCACAGAGCCAGAAAAACATTGAAATCTGCACACAAAATTTGGTTACGATTGGCAAGGCTGTTGAAGCCTATAAGAAAGAACACATAGATGAAGAACGACGATGTTGAACTGATTCAGGACAGTCTCATAGGCGATGAAAACGCGTTTGCTACTTTGGTAAGGAAATACCAAAAGCATGTCCACGCGCTTGCGTGGCGGAAGATAGGCGATTTCCACATCGCTGAAGAGGTTACACAGGACACCTTTTTGCAAGTCTATAAAAAACTGGCAACACTAAAGGATCCGCATCGTTTTGCGGGGTGGCTTTATAGAATTGCTTCACGCCAATGCCAGGCGTGGCTGAGAAAGAAACGGATGCAGACCCAATCGTTTGAAGACACAGACCCCGAACTGATAGAAAAGATGACCTACTCTCAATATATCGCCGAGGAGCAGGAAAAAGCTGCGACCGACGCGCAGCGCGACATCGTCCAAAGATTGCTCGCCCGGCTACGGGAGAGTGAACGTACCGTCGTCACACTCCACTACTTCGGAGAAATGACCGTTGAAGAGATTAGTCAGTTTTTAGGTGTGTCGGCGAGTACGATTAAAAGTCGGCTCCGTCGCGCGCGACACCGCTTAAAGAAATCGGAACCCATGATCCGAGAGGCACTGGAAGGGTTCCAAATTAGGGCGAATCTCACCGAAAATATCATGCAAGAGATTTCCCGTATGAATCCTACACCGCCTTCTTTTGGTAAACCATTTATACCGTGGGCGATTGCGGCTTCAACGCTTGTCCTCGTTGTGATGGCATTTGGAGCCAGCAATCAGTACCTAACACGTTTCCAACAGCCTTACAATTTTGATGCGCCATCGGAGATGACGATAGAACTCATCGACACACCTATTGTCTTGGATCTCACGTCGAAACCGGATGTGCGGACGCAACTCGGGAAGTCTATGGAAACCCCCAGTAAAAGCAGTGGACTTGCCCCGAACACAGATCAACCGGAATATGTGCCAAGGTTTCTTTCAGCACAGGCGAAGGAGGTTGTCCTCAACGATGAAGAGCCTTCGCAGCAGGTCTTGAGCATTTTGCGAACACCGGCGGCAGGCACGCAAGATTACACCGTCGTTGAAATCGACGCGACAGCGTTTAAAGATGGTGGTGTACTCACGATTGATCTTTGGATTGGGAGCGCAGAGGCTGCTGGTGCGTTTATTCTGTTCGCGAGCGACATCGAATTTTCCACGGACGGTATGCCTGAAGTTGTACTCACCTCGGCATCAGGGATCATCCCCGGTAAAGCGGGGAGGATCACGCACCGTTTTGACGGAGGCACACGCTTTAAGTTAGGTGCTACCGGTAATTCGTTCAGTGGAGAAGAAAAGGTCAATTCTTTTCTCGCAAAAATCTCTGTGGACGCTGAGTAAAAAAGATAGAAAAATGACGAAAATTGTAAATGGTCTCTTACACCCGTTACCGAATCTCTCATTAGATTTATTGCAAATTAATCTACCCAATTATCAGTTTTTTTGTCCCACCATTTTCTCTCCACTGATCTCACCAAAAGGTAAACTTTCCTGTACATCCTGCCTTATTTATGGTAAACTATGAAAATATCGTAAAATCTACAATTAATTAGACATTGCAGAAAGGCGAAAAGACTACGAAGAAACACCCCAGCAAAAATACCCTCACCAGCGGCGGTGAGGTGTTTGTTCCCTGACGAATTGTAAACATATTTTTGGATTTTACTATAAAGGCATTCCATTTATCCATTTTTTTTCAGAATTATGCACCCTTTTTATTCCTAAACATCGTCACTGTAGGGTAGTCGGGTCAGAATTATGTTCCGATTTACTGATTCGGAAATTCACATTCTGCCTGTGGTATAATATATTTTCAGAATTATGCACCCTTTCCATTCCTAAGCAGCGTCACTATAGGGTGATTGAAGGTGATTCTTAGAATGAAGCGGCGGGTCTGTATACGGCGTGGAACGATTTCATCATACCTGCCTGAACGAACCGCAAGGAAATTAAAAAAATGAAAAACAATGATGTTCAACTCATTCAGCAGATTCTTGATGGTGATGATAATGCTTTCAGTGAACTTGTGAAAAAATATGAAAAGCCGGTTCACGCACTTGTGTGGCGGAAACTTGGTGATTTCCACACCGCTGAGGAGATTACCCAAGATACGTTCCTGAAAGCGTACCAGAGACTTGCGACATTGAAGAAGCCGCAGCGTTTTGCGGGTTGGCTTTATGTCATAGCCGCGAATAACTGTAGTACCTGGCTGCGGAAAAAGCGTTTGCGGATGCAGTCATTAGAGGAAACGAGTGTCTCACAGTTAGAAAAAGCGACATATTCGGGATATGTTGTTGAGGAAAACGAGCGGACAACGGCGGAAGTGCAGCGTGAAGTCGTGAAAAAGTTACTTGCGAAACTCCAAGAGAGTGAACGCACAGTAATGACCCTGCATTATTTCAGCGAAATGTCGGCTGCAGAAATCGGTGAATTTTTAGGTGTATCCGTAAATACGATTAAGAGTCGTCTTCAGCGTGCCAGGCAGCGTTTAAGGAAAGAGGAACCACTCATAAGAGAGGCGTTGGAAAATTTCAAAATCACACCACATCTAACGGAGAACATCATGCGAGAGGTTTCACGTATGAAACCAGCTGCACCGTCTGGTGGTAAACCGTTAATGCCGTGGGCAATCTCCGCTGCAACAGCCATTGTTATTTTCCTCATGATGGGAGTAGGGTCTGAATATCTCGCCCGCTTTCAGAGACCCTACAATGTGGACGCAGAATCGGAAACCACCATTGAAATTATTGACGCGCCCATCGTCCTTGACACACAGGCAAAGCCCGATTTACGGAACCAAGCGGGGCGTTTTGATACCATTGGCAAGAATGTCGGTGCTGGTCGGCAACTTTCGGAACCTGCTACACTTGGCGCAGCGCAGGTAGAAAAAGAAGTACGACCGTCAACGAAACATCAGTGGATACAAGCAAGCGGACCGGAAGGCGGTGCGATATCGGGTTTGCTGGCAAGTTCCAGCGGAGATGTCTATGCTGCCTCATCCATTGGTATCTATAGGTTGAGTCCAGATGCTCAGGCGTGGACGCTTGTTAACACCACCGTGCCGACGA
Proteins encoded in this window:
- a CDS encoding RNA polymerase sigma factor yields the protein MKNDDVELIQDSLIGDENAFATLVRKYQKHVHALAWRKIGDFHIAEEVTQDTFLQVYKKLATLKDPHRFAGWLYRIASRQCQAWLRKKRMQTQSFEDTDPELIEKMTYSQYIAEEQEKAATDAQRDIVQRLLARLRESERTVVTLHYFGEMTVEEISQFLGVSASTIKSRLRRARHRLKKSEPMIREALEGFQIRANLTENIMQEISRMNPTPPSFGKPFIPWAIAASTLVLVVMAFGASNQYLTRFQQPYNFDAPSEMTIELIDTPIVLDLTSKPDVRTQLGKSMETPSKSSGLAPNTDQPEYVPRFLSAQAKEVVLNDEEPSQQVLSILRTPAAGTQDYTVVEIDATAFKDGGVLTIDLWIGSAEAAGAFILFASDIEFSTDGMPEVVLTSASGIIPGKAGRITHRFDGGTRFKLGATGNSFSGEEKVNSFLAKISVDAE